In a genomic window of Streptomyces koelreuteriae:
- a CDS encoding four-carbon acid sugar kinase family protein: protein MSLSAAGSGGPVQAAHRPVLALADDLSGAAETAVALRSPARILLGPVPGPVASLPGESLVLDLDSRQLPGAEAARAVRDVTHAVPDRTVLFKKVDSLLRGNLAAEAAAYARDARGVVIATALPAARRTVRGGVVHLDGVPLHETDAWRAEARPAPASVAAALGDLPSAPVPLTDVRGAPGALREALRACFAQGRHPVCDAETETDLDAIATTVLELGPGIRLLGTGGLAGALGRLLGTHGENTFDAGDVVRPLLIVVGTAEPSAREQVAHLLADGAHEVSLTTHELLHSSRRLAPPVAAVTVVRVTGAADPSLARRLVAALADSVADAARDCDLVLTGGETARRVLDVLRVTDLRPVGQIHHGAVLSRTPDGRSVVTRPGSYGGADSLRRIVRALRPAPVRHVPTDPTGVAP from the coding sequence GTGTCCCTCTCCGCTGCCGGCTCCGGCGGCCCCGTCCAGGCCGCCCACCGGCCCGTACTCGCTCTCGCCGATGATCTGTCCGGCGCCGCCGAGACCGCGGTGGCGCTGCGCTCGCCCGCCCGGATCCTGCTGGGACCGGTCCCCGGACCGGTGGCGTCCCTGCCCGGTGAGTCCCTGGTGCTCGACCTCGACTCGCGGCAGCTGCCCGGCGCCGAGGCGGCGCGGGCGGTCCGGGACGTCACGCACGCGGTGCCCGACCGCACGGTGCTCTTCAAGAAGGTCGACTCGCTGCTCAGGGGCAACCTCGCCGCCGAGGCGGCCGCCTACGCGCGGGACGCTCGGGGCGTGGTGATCGCGACCGCGCTGCCGGCCGCCCGGCGCACGGTCCGGGGCGGGGTCGTCCACCTCGACGGGGTGCCGCTGCACGAGACGGACGCCTGGCGTGCCGAGGCGCGGCCCGCCCCGGCCTCGGTCGCCGCCGCGCTCGGTGACCTGCCGTCAGCTCCGGTGCCGCTCACGGACGTACGCGGTGCGCCCGGCGCGCTCCGGGAGGCGCTGCGTGCGTGTTTCGCGCAGGGACGGCATCCGGTGTGCGACGCGGAGACCGAGACCGACCTCGATGCGATCGCCACGACGGTCCTCGAACTGGGGCCCGGGATAAGGCTGTTGGGCACCGGCGGGCTCGCGGGCGCCCTGGGGCGGCTTCTGGGCACGCACGGGGAGAACACGTTCGACGCCGGGGACGTGGTCCGGCCGCTGCTGATCGTCGTAGGCACGGCCGAACCGTCGGCCCGCGAACAGGTCGCGCATCTCCTCGCGGACGGAGCGCACGAGGTCTCCCTCACCACCCACGAACTCCTGCACTCCTCTCGGCGGCTCGCACCTCCCGTCGCCGCCGTGACGGTCGTCCGCGTCACCGGAGCGGCCGACCCCTCCCTCGCGCGCCGTCTCGTCGCCGCGCTCGCCGACAGCGTCGCCGACGCGGCGCGCGACTGCGACCTGGTCCTCACCGGCGGCGAGACCGCCCGCCGCGTCCTGGACGTCCTGCGCGTCACCGATCTGCGCCCGGTGGGCCAGATCCACCACGGCGCGGTCCTCTCCCGCACACCCGACGGCCGCTCGGTCGTCACCCGGCCCGGCAGCTACGGCGGGGCCGACTCCCTGCGGCGCATCGTCCGGGCCCTGCGCCCCGCACCCGTACGTCACGTTCCGACCGACCCCACAGGAGTAGCCCCGTGA
- a CDS encoding ABC transporter substrate-binding protein encodes MTPSPHDAPPDHSPQWRPLGRPVRRRTLLRLGALGGTGLALGPLSACAGPTGAPGPGTLTLGLNRSLVSLDNKLNQFDAAVTVQRAVRQALTSIGPAMRVRLVLADRFAMTGPTTWSVRLREGVRYSDGSPVTVEDVATALEMYGKVNGSFLLGLFPELPTVEKTGERTFELHTERPVPVLDRLMANIHITPSAANRPEELQSGVGSGPYKVIEANSGAGEYTLARNPRYWGRPAHVETVRVRFVPEESSRVIALRSGELDVVDTLTPDSAEQLTGLPGVTVEETSGVRICQLFYNFRKPDDHPLADARVRRALTYAIDGEALAKDVLTGSAEAAEGVVPLALEGAVRTGAYTYDPGKAKAQLKRLGAEGLRIRVIWESGEFAADSSVMEAVADMFRDIGVRASLLQFEPGGDILKWRQGRGGDWDVIGNGFPGTTGQALTSLQGMYGGTPERERTRDTYMGYVIPDIQRRLEDAATETDAAARDRKLAAAQHAVWNTWPSLWAFAPKTLLARRERVHDLGLLQLNSYDLSAVRLEG; translated from the coding sequence ATGACCCCAAGCCCCCATGACGCACCCCCGGACCACAGCCCCCAGTGGCGGCCCCTCGGCCGCCCCGTCCGCCGCCGCACCCTGCTGCGCCTCGGCGCGCTCGGCGGCACGGGTCTCGCCCTCGGTCCCCTCTCCGCCTGCGCAGGACCCACCGGAGCCCCCGGCCCCGGCACCCTCACCCTCGGCCTGAACCGCTCCCTGGTGAGCCTGGACAACAAGCTGAACCAGTTCGACGCCGCCGTCACCGTGCAGCGCGCCGTCCGCCAGGCCCTCACGAGCATCGGCCCCGCCATGCGCGTCCGGCTCGTCCTCGCCGACCGGTTCGCGATGACCGGGCCGACCACCTGGAGCGTGCGGCTGCGCGAGGGCGTGCGCTACTCCGACGGCAGCCCCGTCACCGTCGAGGACGTCGCCACCGCCCTGGAGATGTACGGCAAGGTCAACGGCTCCTTCCTCCTCGGCCTCTTCCCGGAGCTGCCCACCGTCGAGAAGACCGGCGAGCGCACCTTCGAGCTGCACACCGAGCGGCCGGTGCCCGTGCTCGACCGCCTCATGGCCAACATCCACATCACCCCGTCCGCCGCCAACCGCCCCGAGGAACTCCAGAGCGGCGTCGGCTCAGGACCGTACAAGGTGATCGAGGCCAACAGCGGCGCCGGTGAGTACACCCTCGCCCGCAACCCCCGCTACTGGGGCCGCCCGGCCCACGTCGAAACCGTCCGGGTGCGCTTCGTGCCCGAGGAGTCCAGCCGGGTCATCGCCCTGCGCAGCGGCGAGCTGGACGTCGTCGACACCCTCACCCCGGACTCGGCCGAGCAGCTCACCGGCCTGCCCGGCGTCACCGTCGAGGAGACCTCCGGCGTCCGCATCTGCCAGCTCTTCTACAACTTCCGCAAGCCCGACGACCACCCCCTGGCCGACGCCCGCGTACGCCGCGCCCTCACCTACGCCATCGACGGCGAGGCACTGGCCAAGGACGTCCTCACCGGCTCCGCCGAAGCCGCCGAGGGAGTCGTCCCCCTCGCCCTCGAAGGCGCGGTGCGTACCGGCGCCTACACCTACGACCCGGGCAAGGCCAAGGCGCAGCTGAAGCGACTGGGCGCCGAGGGCCTGCGGATCCGCGTCATCTGGGAGTCGGGCGAGTTCGCCGCCGACAGCTCCGTCATGGAAGCCGTCGCCGACATGTTCCGCGACATCGGCGTCCGCGCCTCCCTGCTCCAGTTCGAACCGGGCGGCGACATCCTGAAGTGGCGGCAGGGCCGCGGCGGCGACTGGGACGTCATCGGCAACGGCTTCCCCGGCACCACCGGCCAGGCCCTCACCTCCCTCCAGGGCATGTACGGCGGCACCCCCGAGCGGGAACGCACCCGCGACACCTACATGGGGTACGTCATCCCGGACATCCAGCGCCGCCTGGAGGACGCCGCCACCGAGACCGACGCCGCCGCCCGCGACCGCAAGCTGGCCGCCGCGCAGCACGCCGTCTGGAACACCTGGCCCAGCCTGTGGGCCTTCGCCCCCAAGACCCTGCTCGCCCGCCGCGAACGCGTGCACGACCTGGGCCTGCTCCAGCTCAACTCCTACGATCTGTCCGCCGTACGGCTGGAGGGCTGA
- a CDS encoding ABC transporter permease produces MATYLARRIGQSLLAVFLTLTTVFLLLRLAPGDPAAAYAAPSATAADLARIRAQFGLDEPLITQYGIFLRDLCTGNLGTSYSFHSSAFQVVMDRLPYTITLAVSAIAVTTVVAVPLGVWMARRADTKRELGANVLTITGQSMPDFWTGVMLLTVFAVLLPVLPASGFTSWSGLILPTVTVAVLQLALISRLVRREMTTALAAPYTTVARSRGVSERTLTWQYGLRNSAVPLVTALGTRFAALLNGVVVVEVVFGWPGVGSLVVRALETRDYPLIQATVLVTATLAILVQLLVDLAYPLFDPRVRLGKAA; encoded by the coding sequence GTGGCCACCTATCTCGCCCGCCGCATCGGCCAGAGCCTGCTGGCCGTCTTCCTCACCCTCACCACGGTCTTCCTGCTGCTGCGCCTGGCTCCCGGCGACCCGGCCGCCGCCTACGCCGCCCCCAGCGCCACGGCCGCCGACCTCGCCCGCATCCGCGCCCAGTTCGGCCTCGACGAACCGCTCATCACCCAGTACGGGATCTTCCTGCGGGACCTGTGCACCGGGAACCTAGGCACCAGCTACTCCTTCCACTCCTCCGCGTTCCAGGTGGTCATGGACCGGCTGCCATACACCATCACCCTCGCGGTCTCGGCCATCGCTGTCACCACCGTCGTCGCCGTACCGCTCGGCGTGTGGATGGCACGGCGCGCCGACACCAAGCGGGAGCTGGGCGCCAACGTCCTGACGATCACCGGGCAGTCGATGCCGGACTTCTGGACCGGCGTGATGCTGCTGACCGTCTTCGCCGTGCTGCTCCCGGTGCTGCCCGCCTCCGGATTCACCTCGTGGAGCGGCCTGATCCTGCCCACGGTGACCGTGGCCGTCCTCCAGCTCGCCCTGATCTCCCGCCTGGTCCGCCGCGAGATGACCACCGCGCTCGCCGCCCCCTACACCACGGTCGCCCGCTCCCGCGGCGTCTCCGAACGCACCCTGACCTGGCAGTACGGCCTGCGCAACTCCGCCGTGCCGCTCGTCACCGCCCTCGGCACCCGCTTCGCGGCCCTGCTCAACGGTGTCGTGGTCGTCGAGGTCGTCTTCGGCTGGCCGGGCGTCGGCTCACTCGTCGTCCGGGCGCTGGAGACCCGCGACTACCCGCTCATCCAGGCCACCGTCCTCGTGACGGCCACCCTCGCGATCCTCGTGCAGCTCCTCGTCGACCTCGCCTACCCGCTGTTCGATCCGCGCGTACGACTCGGAAAGGCGGCCTGA
- a CDS encoding ABC transporter permease: protein MAGVISTPVAGTERPSAVGARDLARATATRQRRGSRFKIWAGSVCTALVVLPVALAGLLPLPEANAQDLSERRLPPLSAGHLLGTDQLGRDLLSRILHGGQVSLSVGVLAVLVSGLIGIVAGAAAGFFGGWVDALVSRFLEAQLALPLLMMLLLVVALFGPSVTVITCVIAVAQWPEVARLTRSLVLVEREKPYVAAARVLGLRGWQILTRHVVPNVVRPVSLVVLLLLAQAVLLESALSFLGAGPQRPFATWGRIISDGQAYITTSWWLVTLPGLVIALLVVGVNLLGDGLRDRTRRRKGAGA from the coding sequence ATGGCCGGTGTCATCTCCACCCCGGTCGCCGGTACCGAGCGGCCCAGCGCCGTCGGCGCCCGCGACCTCGCCCGGGCCACCGCGACCCGCCAGCGGCGCGGCTCGCGCTTCAAGATCTGGGCCGGGTCCGTGTGCACGGCCCTGGTCGTCCTGCCCGTCGCCCTCGCCGGCCTGCTGCCCCTGCCGGAGGCCAACGCCCAGGACCTCTCGGAGCGCAGGCTGCCGCCGCTCAGCGCGGGGCATCTGCTCGGCACCGACCAGCTCGGCCGCGACCTGCTGTCGCGCATCCTGCACGGCGGCCAGGTCTCCCTGTCGGTCGGCGTCCTCGCGGTCCTGGTGTCCGGGCTGATCGGCATCGTCGCCGGGGCGGCCGCGGGCTTCTTCGGCGGCTGGGTCGACGCGCTCGTCTCCCGCTTCCTGGAGGCCCAGCTCGCCCTGCCCCTGCTGATGATGCTGCTGCTCGTCGTCGCCCTCTTCGGGCCCTCCGTCACCGTCATCACCTGCGTGATCGCCGTCGCCCAGTGGCCCGAGGTGGCGCGGCTGACCCGCTCCCTCGTCCTGGTCGAGCGCGAGAAACCCTATGTCGCCGCCGCCCGCGTCCTGGGCCTGCGAGGCTGGCAGATCCTCACCCGGCACGTCGTGCCCAACGTCGTACGGCCGGTGAGCCTCGTCGTCCTGCTGCTGCTCGCCCAGGCCGTGCTGCTGGAGAGCGCGCTGAGCTTCCTCGGCGCCGGACCGCAGCGGCCCTTCGCCACCTGGGGCCGGATCATCTCCGACGGCCAGGCCTACATCACCACCTCGTGGTGGCTGGTCACCCTGCCCGGCCTGGTCATCGCCCTCCTCGTGGTCGGGGTCAATCTGCTGGGCGACGGACTGCGGGACCGCACCCGCCGCCGGAAGGGAGCCGGAGCATGA
- a CDS encoding ABC transporter ATP-binding protein, with the protein MSTETPLLDVRDLQIELITAHGVVRAVDGVTFTVGRGETVTLIGESGSGKSTTAMGVLRLLPEGLAVLSGSVRIGGRDVVADPGAACAVRGRTVSLIPQDPMTALSPVHTIGRQLGEAIRLRHPELSRAQAREKGIELLAQVRITRPETRWKSYPHQFSGGMLQRILIAIALAGDPELLVADEPTSALDATVQASVLDLLMELQERTGIGMLMITHDLGVARLVSDRIHVMKDGRFVESGPAERIVDQPAEPYTRALLAAVPRLGDWDESVVPGAAT; encoded by the coding sequence ATGAGCACCGAGACACCCCTGCTGGACGTCCGAGACCTCCAGATCGAACTCATCACCGCGCACGGCGTCGTCCGGGCCGTCGACGGCGTGACCTTCACCGTCGGCCGCGGCGAGACCGTGACCCTCATCGGCGAGTCCGGATCCGGCAAGTCGACCACCGCGATGGGCGTACTGCGCCTGCTGCCGGAGGGCCTCGCCGTGCTGTCGGGCAGCGTCCGCATCGGCGGCCGGGACGTCGTCGCCGACCCCGGCGCGGCATGCGCGGTACGCGGCCGGACGGTCTCCCTGATCCCGCAGGACCCGATGACCGCCCTCAGCCCCGTCCACACCATCGGCCGGCAGCTCGGCGAGGCGATCCGCCTGCGCCACCCCGAACTGTCCAGGGCCCAGGCCCGCGAGAAGGGCATCGAGCTGCTCGCCCAGGTGCGCATCACCCGCCCCGAGACCCGCTGGAAGTCCTACCCGCACCAGTTCTCCGGCGGCATGCTGCAACGCATCCTCATCGCCATCGCCCTGGCCGGCGACCCGGAACTGCTGGTCGCCGACGAACCCACCTCCGCCCTCGACGCGACCGTGCAGGCCAGCGTCCTGGACCTGCTGATGGAACTCCAGGAACGCACCGGCATCGGCATGCTGATGATCACCCACGACCTGGGCGTGGCCCGACTCGTCTCCGACCGCATCCACGTCATGAAGGACGGCCGCTTCGTCGAGTCCGGACCGGCCGAACGCATCGTCGACCAACCCGCCGAGCCCTACACCCGAGCCCTCCTCGCCGCAGTGCCCCGCCTGGGCGACTGGGACGAGTCCGTCGTACCGGGAGCCGCCACATGA
- a CDS encoding ATP-binding cassette domain-containing protein — translation MTLLSVEDLVVEYPTPNGPFRAVDQVGFQLDKGGSLAVVGESGCGKSTLARALVRLLTPRSGRIVLDGTDIATLPERRLRPLRRRVQMVFQDPYGSLDPHLTAQQIVAEPLRLGGVSDRAERARRAAELLDQVGLPPSALERRPADFSGGQRQRIGIARALASRPDLLVCDEATSALDVSVQAQVLALLRELQEETGIAYLVIAHNLGVVREMSTDVVVMRAGRVVEAGRTETVLAAPSDPYTRALRRAALDPTAIHGVKPRRVLEGSSS, via the coding sequence ATGACTCTGTTGTCCGTAGAGGACCTGGTCGTCGAATACCCGACCCCGAACGGCCCCTTCCGCGCCGTCGACCAGGTCGGCTTCCAGCTCGACAAGGGCGGTTCGCTCGCGGTGGTCGGCGAGTCCGGCTGCGGCAAGTCGACCCTCGCCCGTGCCCTGGTCCGGCTGCTCACCCCACGGTCCGGCCGTATCGTCCTCGACGGCACGGACATCGCCACCCTCCCGGAGCGGCGACTGCGACCGCTCAGGCGCCGCGTCCAGATGGTCTTCCAGGACCCCTACGGCTCCCTCGACCCCCATCTGACCGCCCAGCAGATCGTGGCCGAGCCGCTGCGCCTCGGCGGAGTGTCGGACCGCGCCGAACGGGCCCGCCGTGCCGCCGAACTGCTCGACCAGGTCGGCCTGCCCCCGTCCGCCCTGGAGCGCCGCCCGGCCGACTTCTCCGGCGGCCAGCGCCAGCGCATCGGCATCGCCCGTGCCCTCGCCTCCCGGCCCGACCTGCTGGTCTGCGACGAGGCGACCTCCGCGCTCGACGTCTCCGTACAGGCCCAAGTGCTCGCACTGCTCAGGGAGTTGCAGGAGGAGACCGGCATCGCCTACCTCGTCATCGCGCACAACCTGGGCGTGGTGCGCGAGATGAGCACCGACGTGGTGGTGATGCGGGCCGGGCGCGTGGTCGAGGCCGGACGGACCGAGACCGTCCTCGCCGCCCCGTCCGACCCCTACACCCGCGCCCTGCGCCGCGCAGCCCTCGACCCGACCGCCATCCACGGCGTGAAACCCCGCCGCGTACTGGAAGGAAGCTCCTCGTGA
- a CDS encoding aldo/keto reductase has protein sequence MTTALTLPNTTVPLSRLVLGTMTFGDTVDRSSAALMLDAALDAGVTGVDTANGYAGGESERLLGELLAGRRERVVLATKAGIAHPDQGDHAPLSRAGLRAALEGSLKRLGTDRVDLFYLHQPDRATPLVETLAAVAEFVAEGKVGALGVSNFAAWQIAELCRVADVVGAPRPVVAQQLHNLLARRVEEEYVEYAAVSGLATMVYNPLGGGLLTGRHSFGQAPEGGRFGDSKLAVMYRQRYWNEDLFRAVGDLTRIASDAGLALTDLALRWLLDRPSTDALLLGGSRVEHLLANITAAAAGPLPADVTAACDEVGARLRGPMPAYNR, from the coding sequence GTGACCACCGCCCTGACCCTGCCGAACACCACCGTCCCGCTCTCGCGGCTGGTGCTCGGCACGATGACCTTCGGCGACACCGTGGACCGTTCGTCGGCGGCGTTGATGCTGGATGCCGCTTTGGATGCGGGTGTCACGGGCGTGGACACCGCGAACGGCTATGCGGGGGGTGAGAGTGAGCGGCTGCTGGGGGAGTTGCTCGCGGGCCGCCGGGAGCGGGTGGTGTTGGCGACCAAGGCGGGGATTGCGCACCCGGACCAGGGTGATCACGCGCCGTTGTCGCGGGCCGGGCTGCGGGCCGCGCTGGAGGGCAGTCTGAAGCGGCTGGGGACCGACCGTGTCGATCTGTTCTATCTGCATCAGCCGGACCGTGCGACGCCGCTGGTCGAGACTCTGGCGGCGGTGGCCGAGTTCGTGGCCGAGGGGAAGGTCGGTGCGCTGGGGGTGTCCAACTTCGCGGCCTGGCAGATCGCCGAGCTCTGTCGGGTGGCGGATGTGGTGGGGGCTCCGCGGCCGGTGGTCGCGCAGCAGTTGCACAATCTGCTGGCGCGGCGTGTGGAGGAGGAGTACGTCGAGTACGCGGCCGTGTCCGGGCTGGCCACGATGGTCTACAACCCCCTCGGCGGCGGTCTCCTCACCGGCCGGCACTCCTTCGGGCAGGCGCCGGAGGGTGGGCGTTTCGGTGATTCGAAGCTGGCCGTCATGTACCGGCAGCGGTACTGGAACGAGGACCTCTTCCGCGCTGTGGGTGACCTGACGCGTATCGCCTCGGATGCGGGGCTGGCGCTGACTGATCTGGCGCTGCGGTGGCTGCTGGACCGCCCGTCCACTGATGCGCTGCTGCTGGGCGGTTCGAGGGTGGAGCACCTGCTCGCCAACATCACGGCAGCGGCGGCGGGTCCGTTGCCGGCTGATGTCACCGCGGCCTGCGACGAGGTCGGTGCCCGGCTGCGCGGCCCGATGCCCGCATACAACCGCTGA
- a CDS encoding HpcH/HpaI aldolase family protein: MATGRTPAEFTAALRAREQLIGYWSLLDSPIAAERLARLGYDYLAFDAQHGLFGYQGMLHNLLATDTKGSTAVGIVRVEANDPTYIGKALDAGATAVIVPLIDTAQDAADAIAAVRYPPLGRRSYGPMRAQLRIGPNPADTHAQTAVLAMIETADGLANVEEICATDGLDGIYVGPSDLRLAIGGTTSTDPSVQEEFEQALTRIRKAAEAAGIAAGIHNADGASAARRLAEGWTYVSIAADVVHLQQIATTHLDAARQKGESR, from the coding sequence ATGGCAACCGGCCGCACCCCAGCCGAGTTCACCGCCGCCCTGCGTGCCCGTGAGCAGCTGATCGGCTACTGGTCCCTGCTCGACTCACCCATCGCCGCCGAGCGTCTGGCCCGTCTGGGCTACGACTACCTGGCCTTCGACGCCCAGCACGGCCTCTTCGGCTACCAGGGCATGCTCCACAACCTCCTGGCCACCGACACCAAAGGCTCCACCGCCGTCGGCATCGTGCGCGTGGAGGCCAACGACCCCACCTACATCGGCAAAGCCCTCGACGCGGGCGCCACCGCCGTCATCGTCCCGTTGATCGACACCGCGCAGGACGCCGCAGACGCCATCGCCGCCGTCCGCTACCCGCCGCTCGGCCGCCGCTCCTACGGGCCGATGCGCGCCCAGCTCCGTATCGGCCCCAACCCGGCTGACACCCACGCCCAGACCGCCGTCCTGGCGATGATCGAGACGGCCGACGGCCTCGCCAACGTCGAGGAGATCTGCGCCACCGACGGCCTCGACGGCATCTACGTCGGCCCCTCCGACCTGCGCCTGGCCATCGGCGGCACCACCTCCACCGACCCCTCCGTACAAGAGGAGTTCGAACAGGCCCTGACCCGTATCAGGAAGGCAGCCGAGGCTGCGGGCATCGCGGCCGGCATCCACAACGCCGACGGCGCGAGCGCCGCACGCCGCCTCGCCGAAGGCTGGACCTACGTCTCCATCGCCGCCGACGTCGTCCACCTCCAACAGATCGCCACGACCCACCTCGACGCCGCGCGTCAGAAGGGAGAGTCCCGATGA
- a CDS encoding sialidase family protein, whose translation MTTPDGTLRPHPDQPGRAETHLAAPAVQNHAANLTVLPSGDLGCVWFGGTQEGVADISVWFSRLARGADTWSLPVRLSADDTRSEQNPLLFPAPSGELWLLHTAQRAGHQDTAEVRLRVSHDEGATWGPARVLFAATEQGGVFVRQPVVQVPHGERLLLPVFRCVATPGIAWSGDRDTSSVMISDDGGHTWRERPVPGSTGLVHMNIRPLHDGSLLALFRSRRADAVHSSVSSDGGETWSEPRALDLPNNNSSIQYTVLADGRLALVYNHSSAADAVARRVSLYDEIDDGGVAGTPAETAPSGDAFWGAPRAPLSLALSPDDGRSWPLRHDLETGDGHCLTNNSRDGLNRELSYPSLAQTPDGTLHIAYTHHRRTIKHIRLDGDWLKREFPA comes from the coding sequence ATGACCACCCCCGACGGCACCCTGCGTCCCCACCCCGACCAGCCCGGCCGCGCCGAGACTCATCTGGCCGCCCCCGCCGTGCAGAATCACGCCGCCAACCTGACCGTCCTGCCCAGCGGGGACCTGGGCTGCGTCTGGTTCGGCGGTACCCAGGAGGGCGTCGCCGACATCTCGGTGTGGTTCTCCCGCCTCGCCCGGGGTGCCGACACCTGGTCCCTCCCCGTGCGGCTCTCCGCCGACGACACCCGCTCCGAGCAGAACCCGCTCCTCTTCCCGGCCCCCTCGGGCGAACTCTGGCTTCTGCACACCGCCCAGCGCGCGGGCCACCAGGACACGGCCGAGGTCCGGCTGCGTGTCAGCCACGACGAGGGCGCCACCTGGGGTCCGGCCCGCGTCCTGTTCGCGGCCACCGAGCAGGGCGGCGTCTTCGTACGCCAGCCCGTCGTCCAAGTGCCGCACGGCGAGCGGTTGTTGCTCCCCGTGTTCCGCTGTGTCGCCACCCCCGGCATCGCCTGGTCAGGTGACCGGGACACCAGCTCCGTCATGATCAGCGACGACGGCGGACACACCTGGCGCGAACGCCCCGTCCCGGGCAGCACGGGCCTCGTCCACATGAACATCCGCCCGCTGCACGACGGTTCACTCCTGGCCCTCTTCCGCAGCCGTCGCGCGGACGCCGTGCACAGCAGCGTGTCGTCCGACGGCGGCGAGACCTGGAGCGAACCGCGCGCCCTGGACCTGCCGAACAACAACTCCTCGATCCAGTACACCGTGCTGGCCGACGGCAGGCTCGCCCTGGTCTACAACCACAGCAGCGCGGCGGACGCCGTCGCCCGCAGGGTCTCGCTGTACGACGAGATCGACGACGGGGGAGTGGCCGGGACACCTGCGGAAACCGCCCCCTCGGGCGACGCGTTCTGGGGCGCCCCCCGAGCCCCGCTCTCCCTGGCCCTCTCCCCGGACGACGGCCGCTCCTGGCCGCTGCGCCACGACCTCGAAACCGGCGACGGCCACTGCCTGACCAACAACTCCCGCGATGGCCTCAACCGCGAACTGTCCTACCCCTCCCTCGCCCAGACACCCGACGGCACCCTCCACATCGCCTACACCCACCACCGGCGCACCATCAAACACATCCGCCTGGACGGGGACTGGCTGAAGCGGGAATTCCCGGCCTGA
- a CDS encoding LacI family DNA-binding transcriptional regulator, translating to MDAVPARPARIQDVAAAAGVSVSTVSNVLNRPERVTAQTAERVRVAVAELDYVPHPGAAGLRTGHSSAIGLVLPDVTNSFYARIARGAADAAYDHGYSLVLCHSGDAPEREQGYFSMLVEQRAVGVVVVPLSADPGRLARLRERGIPLVLADRAMPDREGCSASVDDIAGGRIAVEHLLDSGARDILVVNGERGIRQCADRYQGARQAVRSRREARLDQVVAERMTVAYGTQIARELEHLPDGVFCTNDFLAAGLCRGLTERGVRVPQDVQVVGYGDLDVATFGATTLTTVRQPVEDLGRAAVEMLLDEIEARADHLHETRVFAPGLVLRDSTRPLPGD from the coding sequence GTGGACGCCGTTCCGGCACGCCCCGCCCGCATCCAGGACGTCGCGGCCGCCGCCGGCGTCTCGGTGTCCACGGTGTCGAACGTGCTCAACCGGCCCGAGCGGGTCACCGCGCAGACCGCCGAGCGCGTCCGTGTCGCCGTCGCCGAACTCGACTACGTCCCCCACCCGGGAGCGGCGGGCCTGCGCACCGGACACTCCTCCGCCATCGGGCTCGTGCTGCCCGACGTGACCAACTCCTTCTACGCGCGCATCGCACGCGGCGCGGCCGACGCGGCCTACGATCACGGCTACTCCCTCGTCCTCTGCCACAGCGGCGACGCCCCGGAGCGGGAGCAGGGCTACTTCAGCATGCTCGTCGAACAGCGCGCCGTGGGCGTGGTCGTCGTGCCGCTCAGCGCCGACCCGGGACGGCTGGCCCGGCTGCGCGAGCGGGGCATCCCGCTGGTCCTGGCCGACCGCGCGATGCCCGACCGGGAGGGCTGCTCGGCCTCGGTGGACGACATCGCCGGCGGCCGTATCGCCGTGGAGCATCTCCTCGACAGCGGGGCGCGCGACATCCTCGTCGTCAACGGCGAACGCGGCATACGCCAGTGCGCCGACCGGTACCAGGGCGCCCGGCAGGCCGTCCGCAGCCGGCGCGAGGCACGGCTGGACCAGGTCGTCGCCGAGCGGATGACCGTCGCGTACGGCACACAGATCGCGCGCGAGCTGGAGCACCTGCCCGACGGGGTCTTCTGCACCAACGACTTCCTCGCGGCCGGGCTGTGCCGGGGACTGACCGAGCGGGGCGTGCGCGTTCCGCAGGACGTGCAGGTGGTCGGCTACGGCGATCTCGATGTCGCGACCTTCGGGGCGACGACCCTGACGACGGTCCGGCAGCCCGTCGAGGACCTCGGCCGGGCGGCCGTGGAGATGCTGCTCGACGAGATCGAGGCCCGCGCGGACCACCTCCACGAGACCCGCGTCTTCGCCCCCGGCCTCGTCCTGCGCGACTCCACCCGGCCGCTCCCCGGCGACTAG